The following proteins are co-located in the Abditibacteriaceae bacterium genome:
- the serS gene encoding serine--tRNA ligase, whose protein sequence is MHDIKFLRANTDLVKGCLAHKKVTDADSLIDRAIALDEERRTLLLQSEELKKQRNADSQTVARLKKDGGDATELIAKTRALGDQISQADERSRIVEEELRDLLLEIPNIHAEDSPIGTSEDDNVEVARWGTPKQFDFEPRAHYDLGESLKIIEFERGVKISGSRFYALRGAGARLERALISFMLDTHTQNHGYEEILPPFLVRSECMTGTGQLPKFGEDAYHIPSDDLWLVPTAEVPVTNLHREELLDLAQLPIKYAAYSACFRREAGAAGRDTRGVLRVHQFNKVELVKFTTPENSYAELDKLRRDAETILELLELPYRTVELCTGDLTFASSKTFDVEVWLPSQNTYREISSCSNFEAFQARRASIRYRTAGENGKPGKPDFVHTLNGSGLAVGRTFAAILENYQNADGTITVPTVLRPYLGGLEVIS, encoded by the coding sequence ATGCACGACATTAAATTTCTCCGCGCCAACACCGACCTTGTGAAAGGGTGTCTGGCGCATAAAAAAGTCACCGACGCCGACTCTCTCATTGACCGCGCCATTGCGCTTGACGAAGAGCGCCGCACCCTTTTGCTGCAAAGCGAAGAATTGAAAAAGCAGCGCAACGCCGATTCGCAAACCGTTGCGCGCTTGAAGAAAGACGGCGGCGACGCGACGGAACTTATCGCGAAGACGCGCGCTCTGGGCGACCAGATTTCCCAAGCGGACGAGCGCAGTCGCATTGTTGAAGAGGAATTGCGCGACCTTCTGCTGGAAATTCCCAACATTCACGCCGAAGATTCGCCAATCGGCACTTCGGAAGACGACAACGTCGAAGTCGCGCGTTGGGGAACGCCCAAACAGTTCGATTTTGAGCCGCGGGCGCACTACGATTTGGGCGAATCGCTGAAAATTATCGAATTCGAGCGTGGCGTCAAAATTTCCGGTTCGCGCTTTTACGCCTTGCGCGGCGCGGGCGCACGTTTGGAACGTGCATTAATTTCGTTTATGCTCGATACGCACACCCAGAATCACGGTTACGAAGAAATTCTGCCGCCGTTTCTGGTGCGAAGCGAGTGCATGACTGGAACCGGCCAGTTACCTAAGTTCGGCGAAGACGCCTATCACATTCCGTCCGACGATTTGTGGTTGGTGCCGACCGCTGAAGTGCCTGTTACCAACTTGCACCGCGAGGAATTGCTCGATTTGGCGCAGTTGCCCATCAAATACGCGGCATATTCGGCGTGTTTCCGCCGCGAAGCCGGCGCCGCCGGACGCGACACGCGCGGCGTTTTGCGCGTGCATCAGTTCAATAAAGTCGAATTGGTGAAATTCACCACGCCCGAAAATTCCTACGCCGAACTCGATAAACTGCGCCGCGACGCCGAAACGATTCTGGAACTACTGGAACTGCCCTACCGCACCGTCGAATTATGCACCGGCGACTTGACGTTTGCTTCGTCCAAGACTTTCGATGTCGAAGTGTGGCTGCCGTCGCAGAATACCTACCGCGAAATCTCGTCGTGCTCCAACTTTGAAGCGTTTCAGGCGCGCCGCGCGAGCATTCGCTATCGCACAGCGGGTGAAAATGGGAAACCTGGCAAGCCCGACTTCGTGCATACGCTCAACGGTTCGGGCCTTGCAGTCGGTCGCACCTTTGCTGCAATCCTCGAAAATTACCAGAACGCCGACGGCACAATTACGGTACCAACCGTGTTGCGCCCGTATCTCGGCGGATTAGAAGTTATTTCGTAA
- a CDS encoding DUF721 domain-containing protein, whose protein sequence is MDSVAHIVNGVLDARGWRGKVLEQMSVEIWPEVVGETIARHTLAIKFKNGVLYVRARSPQWTQELHFQEARIVARLNGRLRQNLVQRIRCTVTPPRGIKVGALKPNWEDPSFPDAPPLPRNARVDPNDGAAQHAAELAAKIEDPEMRLMMTNLIASSLRARQSKEDAKNKLLEPRPVKRI, encoded by the coding sequence ATGGACAGCGTGGCGCATATCGTCAATGGGGTTTTGGACGCGCGCGGTTGGCGTGGCAAAGTCTTGGAACAGATGTCGGTGGAAATCTGGCCCGAAGTCGTCGGCGAAACTATCGCCCGCCATACGCTTGCTATCAAATTCAAAAACGGTGTTTTATACGTTCGAGCGCGTTCGCCGCAGTGGACACAGGAACTGCATTTTCAGGAAGCGCGCATTGTTGCCCGATTAAACGGTCGTCTCCGACAGAATCTGGTGCAGCGCATTCGTTGCACCGTCACGCCGCCGCGTGGAATTAAAGTGGGCGCGCTCAAGCCGAATTGGGAAGACCCTTCTTTTCCCGACGCGCCGCCGCTTCCACGCAATGCCCGCGTTGACCCCAACGATGGAGCCGCACAGCACGCCGCCGAACTCGCTGCGAAAATCGAAGACCCCGAAATGCGCCTGATGATGACGAATTTAATCGCGTCGTCGCTGCGCGCGCGGCAATCGAAGGAAGACGCCAAAAATAAACTCCTTGAACCGCGTCCGGTCAAGCGAATCTGA
- the recF gene encoding DNA replication/repair protein RecF, with the protein MIVRALRLRNFRNYRAQEVALSPGLVALTGDNGQGKTNLLEALCVLATTKSPLVERDRELIFWNEREARLGADIELGLRPDDIRHLEFGWRIEGNSLAKEMRAGGVPQSQLEAWLGQLQVVAFFPHDLVLITGEPGERRRFLNLELGKSRPAHFADAARYRRALQQRNALLKSLAEARWKGRAPVGNAQEGLGTLPEWNKQLIGYGSRVLAQRAQFLEELQPVLAEVHRSLSGRDSEFSVDYMPGIGADAGENNWTAMFSLALEKSHNDDMRRGTSLVGPHRDDLVFRLDRTDLRRFGSQGQQRLGVLALKIALARWVATTTGESPILLLDDALSELDATRRENLLRETQHFTQSVLTTTDAADVEGLASQHLRVENGRVENG; encoded by the coding sequence ATGATCGTTCGGGCTTTGCGGCTTCGCAATTTTCGTAATTACCGCGCACAGGAAGTCGCGCTTTCGCCCGGCCTTGTTGCTCTCACCGGCGATAACGGTCAGGGCAAAACCAATTTGCTCGAAGCGCTGTGCGTTCTGGCAACGACGAAAAGCCCACTCGTTGAGCGCGACCGCGAACTGATTTTCTGGAACGAACGTGAAGCCCGACTTGGCGCTGACATCGAACTCGGACTTCGGCCCGATGATATTCGCCATCTCGAATTCGGCTGGCGCATCGAAGGCAATTCGCTCGCGAAAGAAATGCGCGCCGGCGGCGTTCCTCAATCGCAACTCGAAGCGTGGCTTGGGCAGTTGCAAGTTGTTGCGTTTTTTCCGCACGATTTGGTGTTGATTACCGGCGAACCCGGCGAGCGCCGTCGTTTTTTGAACTTGGAATTGGGCAAAAGCCGCCCGGCGCACTTCGCAGATGCGGCGCGTTATCGCCGCGCGTTGCAGCAACGAAACGCCTTGCTAAAAAGCCTCGCTGAAGCGCGTTGGAAAGGACGCGCGCCCGTTGGCAACGCGCAGGAAGGCTTGGGAACGCTGCCCGAGTGGAATAAGCAGCTCATTGGCTACGGTTCGCGCGTGCTGGCGCAACGCGCGCAGTTCCTGGAAGAGTTGCAGCCGGTCTTGGCTGAAGTTCACCGCAGCCTCAGCGGGCGCGATTCCGAGTTTTCGGTCGATTACATGCCGGGAATCGGCGCAGATGCGGGTGAAAACAACTGGACAGCGATGTTTTCCCTCGCTTTGGAAAAGAGCCACAATGACGATATGCGGCGCGGCACCAGTTTGGTCGGCCCACACCGTGATGATTTGGTATTTCGCCTCGATAGAACCGACCTGCGGCGTTTCGGTTCGCAAGGACAACAGCGGCTCGGTGTTCTGGCGTTGAAAATTGCCCTTGCGCGTTGGGTGGCGACAACAACGGGCGAATCGCCGATTCTGCTGCTCGACGATGCCCTTTCCGAACTCGATGCAACACGACGTGAAAACCTCTTGCGCGAAACCCAGCATTTCACGCAAAGCGTCCTGACCACCACGGATGCGGCGGATGTTGAAGGGCTTGCGTCGCAGCATCTGCGGGTGGAAAACGGGCGCGTCGAAAACGGTTAA
- the dnaN gene encoding DNA polymerase III subunit beta produces MKITCERSYLAAAVGIASRAVSSRNTLPILSNVLLQTQDDRLQLTATDLDTAIRSVIPATVHENGEVAVPARVLSDIVAKLPDAPVTLEAQDGKVTVRSGKSDYTILSLPAEDFPVTPEVKDGHELRVPQSQLKEMLRMTTFAASKEESRSILMGVLFEARGDLLTLVATDTHRLAKKQSTLAHPVENPVSAIIPAKPLAELERVLKDTADEEVTIRFGNSQVQFTTGDVTLVSRMLDGQFPNYEKVIPKNSERKITFDRDEFLNAVRRVDIVANSNSQKAILETKGDVMQLTAESQDVGKAFEEVPIRMDGGDIKIAFNAKYLMEVMGIVGGDEATLELSGALNPGLLRPGNGVNESNEFLYVVMPMQV; encoded by the coding sequence ATGAAAATCACTTGTGAGCGTTCTTATCTGGCGGCGGCGGTGGGAATTGCTTCCCGCGCTGTATCGAGCCGTAACACCCTGCCGATCTTGTCTAACGTGTTGCTGCAAACCCAGGACGACCGCTTGCAATTGACCGCAACCGACCTCGACACTGCCATTCGCAGCGTCATTCCAGCTACTGTTCACGAAAACGGCGAAGTGGCGGTTCCGGCACGCGTTCTCAGCGACATCGTGGCGAAATTACCCGACGCACCCGTCACGCTTGAAGCTCAAGACGGCAAAGTCACCGTCCGTTCGGGCAAAAGCGATTACACAATTCTTTCGCTGCCAGCCGAAGATTTTCCGGTGACGCCCGAAGTCAAAGACGGCCACGAATTGCGCGTTCCCCAGAGCCAGCTCAAAGAAATGCTGCGCATGACGACGTTCGCTGCCAGCAAAGAAGAAAGTCGTTCGATTTTGATGGGCGTTTTGTTTGAAGCACGCGGCGATTTGCTCACGCTCGTCGCCACCGACACGCACCGATTGGCGAAAAAACAGAGCACGCTGGCTCATCCGGTAGAAAATCCGGTTTCAGCGATCATTCCCGCTAAGCCTTTGGCCGAACTCGAACGCGTTTTGAAAGACACCGCCGACGAAGAAGTCACAATCCGCTTTGGCAACTCGCAGGTTCAGTTCACAACCGGCGACGTCACGCTCGTTTCTCGTATGCTCGACGGCCAGTTCCCCAACTACGAGAAAGTTATCCCCAAGAATTCCGAGCGCAAAATCACCTTTGACCGCGATGAGTTTCTCAACGCCGTTCGTCGCGTGGACATCGTTGCCAACAGCAATTCGCAGAAGGCGATTCTGGAAACCAAGGGCGACGTTATGCAGCTTACGGCAGAAAGCCAAGACGTCGGCAAAGCCTTTGAAGAAGTGCCGATTCGCATGGACGGCGGCGATATTAAAATCGCGTTCAACGCCAAATATCTCATGGAAGTCATGGGAATTGTCGGTGGCGATGAAGCGACGCTCGAACTTTCGGGCGCACTCAATCCGGGACTTTTGCGTCCGGGCAATGGCGTCAACGAAAGCAACGAATTTCTCTATGTCGTGATGCCGATGCAAGTCTAA